Sequence from the Burkholderia stabilis genome:
GTTCGTCGGCGACCACAAGCGCGACGCTGGTGCGCACGCCCTGCCCCATCTCCGAGCGGATGCAGGTCACGGTGACGGTGCCGTCCGGTGCGATCGCCACGAACAGGTGCGGATCGTCGCGCAACCCGTGCGGCATCCCCGCGCCGCCGTACTGCGGATTCGCGCTGACCGGCGGCTGCACCGGCACCGCCGCGCGCGCGAGCGACGGCACGCCGAATGCAAGCAGCAGCCCGCCGGATGCGAAGCCGAGCAGCAACGCGCGGCGGCTTTCGTTGTGGACGGAGAGTTCGGGCGCGCTCATGCGGCACCTCCGCGGCGCACCGCCAGCCGGATCGCCGCGCGAATGCGCGTGTAGGTGCCGCAGCGGCAGATGTTGCCGGACATCGCATCGTCGATGTCGGTGTCGGTTGGATGGGGATTCGTCTTCAGCAGCGACGCGGCCTGCATGATCTGCCCGGACTGGCAGTAGCCGCACTGCGCGACGTTCAGCTCCTGCCATGCCTGCTGCAGCGGATGGGTCAGGTCCGTCGACAATCCTTCGATCGTCGTCACGCGCTTGCCGGAAGCGGCCGCGACCGGCGTGATGCACGACCGGATCGCAACGCCGTCGAGATGCACGGTGCACGCGCCGCACAGCGCCATGCCGCAACCGAACTT
This genomic interval carries:
- a CDS encoding (2Fe-2S)-binding protein; its protein translation is MITLTVNGSEQHFDGNPDMPLLWYLRDVLGHTGTKFGCGMALCGACTVHLDGVAIRSCITPVAAASGKRVTTIEGLSTDLTHPLQQAWQELNVAQCGYCQSGQIMQAASLLKTNPHPTDTDIDDAMSGNICRCGTYTRIRAAIRLAVRRGGAA